One genomic segment of Hordeum vulgare subsp. vulgare chromosome 2H, MorexV3_pseudomolecules_assembly, whole genome shotgun sequence includes these proteins:
- the LOC123426715 gene encoding monooxygenase 2-like, translating into MADRGGKAPVSTPTAAADVDIDAEVVIVGAGIAGLATALALRRIGVGAAGGGVLVLERHAELRSTGAALTIFPNGWFALRALGVAHKLTSRYDAFETSRVTTLETGATQVFCFAGRKSSGDVRVRPMHRKALLEALAEELPPGTIRFSSKLASIDTEKAQGSPEVAVLRLDDGTVIRSKVVIGCDGVHSVVSQWLGLSEPASSGRSAVRGLAVYPDGHGLKRELRQFLSEGLRAGMVPISDTDVYWFLVNNTVSAEQEAGTDPAKILREVTDNLGRSMPAEYLDVARHSDPGNLSWAPLLYRAPWAILRGPAARGPVTVAGDAFHPMTPDMAQGGCSALEDAVVLARALSRAATPADGLAAYVAERRGRAAWLVAGAYLSGWVQQGGTNVRGVRGYMVRLFRDWIFYRFLFPRLADTMWFDCGDLVEEPKVEGRGKTHSE; encoded by the exons ATGGCCGATCGCGGCGGCAAGGCGCCAGTATCGACACCGACTGCAGCCGCAGACGTGGACATCGATGCGGAGGTGGTCATCGTCGGCGCCGGGATCGCGGGGCTCGCGACCGCGCTGGCGCTGCGGCGGATCGGCGTGGGCGCGGCCGGCGGAGGCGTGCTGGTGCTAGAGCGGCACGCCGAGCTGCGCTCCACCGGCGCCGCGCTCACCATCTTCCCCAACGGCTGGTTCGCGCTCCGCGCGCTCGGCGTCGCGCACAAGCTCACCTCCCGCTACGATGCCTTCGAAAC ATCCCGAGTGACAACTCTTGAAACTGGAGCGACGCAGGTGTTCTGCTTTGCTGGGCGCAAAAGCAG CGGCGACGTGAGAGTGAGACCGATGCATCGGAAGGCGCTGCTGGAGGCGCTCGCAGAGGAGCTGCCTCCGGGCACCATCAGGTTCTCGTCCAAGCTCGCCTCGATCGACACCGAGAAGGCGCAGGGTTCCCCGGAGGTCGCCGTCCTACGGTTAGACGACGGCACGGTGATCCGATCCAAG GTGGTGATCGGGTGCGACGGGGTGCACTCGGTGGTGTCGCAGTGGCTGGGACTGTCAGAGCCGGCGAGCTCAGGCCGGTCGGCCGTCCGCGGGCTCGCCGTGTACCCTGACGGGCACGGCCTGAAGAGAGAGCTCCGGCAGTTCCTCTCGGAGGGCCTGAGGGCCGGCATGGTGCCCATCAGCGACACCGACGTCTACTGGTTCCTCGTCAACAACACCGTCTCCGCAGAGCAGGAGGCCGGCACGGACCCCGCGAAGATCCTGCGGGAGGTCACGgacaacctgggcaggagcatgcCGGCGGAGTACCTGGACGTGGCGCGCCACTCCGACCCCGGCAACCTGTCGTGGGCGCCGCTGCTGTACCGCGCCCCTTGGGCCATCCTCAGGGGTCCGGCGGCACGCGGGCCGGTCACGGTGGCCGGCGACGCGTTCCACCCCATGACGCCCGACATGGCGCAGGGCGGGTGCTCCGCGCTCGAGGACGCCGTGGTGCTCGCGCGCGCTTTGTCTCGGGCAGCCACGCCCGCCGACGGCTTGGCCGCCTACGTGGCGGAGCGGCGTGGCCGGGCTGCCTGGCTCGTCGCCGGGGCTTACCTCTCCGGCTGGGTCCAGCAGGGCGGCACCAACGTCCGGGGCGTGCGAGGGTACATGGTCCGGCTGTTCCGTGACTGGATCTTTTACAGGTTCTTGTTCCCCAGGCTCGCCGATACAATGTGGTTCGACTGCGGCGACCTGGTGGAGGAGCCCAAGGTGGAGGGCAGGGGCAAGACCCACTCGGAGTAA
- the LOC123426716 gene encoding peroxidase 72-like, which produces MALHWSGGLAVAVAAALAVSTLFPAGAAGHPPLPVPGPLIPQFYEHTCPQMLEVVGAIVAKEHAKDPRMAASLLRLHFHDCFVQGCDASVLLDADGSGRFTTEKRSNPNRDSLRGYEVIDEIKAALEHACPHTVSCADIAAVAARDSTVLTGGPGWEVPLGRRDSLTASLSGSNNLIPAPNDTLPTITAKFRNQGLDVVDLVALSGAHTIGDSRCVSFRQRLYSQNNDGRPDPTLNPAYAAKLRGRCPRSGGDQILFALDPATQFRFDNQYYKNILAMNGLLNSDEVLLTQSHETMELVKSYAASNELFFDHFAKSMVKMGNISPLTGQNGEIRKNCRRVNHF; this is translated from the exons ATGGCGTTGCACTGGAGCGGCGGCCTCGCGGTCGCCGTCGCGGCGGCGCTGGCCGTGTCCACGCTCTTCCCGGCGGGCGCTGCGGGTCACCCGCCGCTCCCAGTCCCAGGCCCGTTGATCCCGCAGTTCTACGAGCACACGTGCCCGCAGATGCTGGAGGTGGTGGGTGCCATCGTGGCCAAGGAGCACGCCAAGGACCCGCGCATGGCGGCGTCCCTGCTCCGGCTGCACTTCCACGACTGCTTCGTGCAGGGGTGCGACGCGTCGGTGCTGCTCGACGCCGACGGCAGCGGCAGGTTCACCACCGAGAAGCGGTCCAACCCGAACCGCGACTCGCTGAGGGGCTACGAGGTCATCGACGAGATCAAGGCCGCCCTGGAGCACGCCTGCCCCCACACCGTCTCCTGCGCCGacatcgccgccgtcgccgccaggGACTCCACCGTGCTG ACTGGCGGGCCGGGCTGGGAGGTGCCACTGGGGAGGAGGGACTCGCTTACCGCCAGCTTGAGCGGCTCCAACAACCTCATCCCTGCTCCCAACGACACCCtccccaccatcaccgccaagttCCGCAACCAGGGTCTCGACGTCGTCGACCTCGTCGCGCTCTCAG GAGCACACACCATCGGCGACTCGCGCTGCGTGAGCTTCCGGCAGCGGCTCTACAGCCAGAACAACGACGGGCGCCCGGACCCGACACTGAACCCGGCCTACGCGGCGAAGCTCCGCGGGCGGTGCCCCCggtccggcggcgaccagatcctgtTCGCCCTCGACCCCGCCACCCAGTTCCGGTTCGACAACCAGTACTACAAGAACATCCTGGCCATGAACGGCCTGCTCAACTCCGACGAGGTCCTGCTCACGCAGAGCCACGAGACCATGGAGCTCGTCAAGAGCTACGCCGCCAGCAACGAGCTCTTCTTCGACCACTTCGCCAAGTCCATGGTCAAGATGGGCAACATCTCGCCGCTCACAGGCCAAAACGGCGAGATCAGGAAGAACTGCAGGAGGGTCAACCACTTCTAA